The Montipora foliosa isolate CH-2021 chromosome 10, ASM3666993v2, whole genome shotgun sequence genomic sequence acgttactgcgcatgtaacgcgactgtaatatgtcacgcattactttgagcattagtgaagttgaggttttaaagcctttgcaaaaaccgtggacggtaagtcttgcacaacgttggatcagagaagatcgtgatcagtcaaaattgatttaaaatatttatgaaagtcaagtagactactgcgcGACTGATATTCGcaaggttttatcagtcgtgcactagtctacttgactttcatacaaatttttcaagcatcagttaaaatagttaaaatagcaaaaacgccgaggaaaaaattacaggccggcaaaagaatggcacatttatttccgaatcatcatgaaacttcaaagagaagtgagcgggaggatggaaaagctctggaaaaggaagctgatcgagtagactagtagctgaaagtttggaaaagtcgtggacgaaccgttgcgtaaatttaatggggctatttctttttaatgtttttattaccctacgaacttaagttcaaagtgaatgcatgtgtttaaagttcttttcctttactttcgtgaaaattgaggagtattttcgtcctcgtccgcttgaatagtgcggacctgcgtggaaactatcagcgattgaatttcacaaaaaacacactccagaggatgagcatgacggcaatggggagatattatacaaaacaccaaccaaacgaagatgacccctgcttaaaacgtcggtaaaaacctttcatctcttcaacgatcgatcctctcttgggttccagtccttgcccgacaggtcacgcaaaagcgtgacaaacgaacttttccatgagctttgcaaaatcacatcgattttactcgttcagatcatcggtgacccctattttttaaatcatgaatcacttactttacttactatctacaaaatatgatgaaataaaaaaattctcaccgtaagaagttatctttttttaacattttctttcctcgtgccatcgaatttcggtagtggttgcaacggatagagcttacgaaaacactcgtcgaggatgaactctacagtttaccacatccctagcggcatacaattatctaaaaatcttactcctaaaaacctatgcatggaaactttcactccaacagtttatttttatgattttcgatggatgagcagatgagcctacatctcgctattctGACCGAtttttcgaaattaaggcatttttccactgccattttctccgaaacaaagtcggtgacccccattttttttttcatttttggagtaagtactttatgacctaactctaggcgagaaatgaagaaaatctcaccgtaggaagattttggcgcgaacgtccttaaactttTGCTTCAACcatcattcaacatttcttttgtctttgggAATGTTAAATGAAGCTGTCAGAAGCCATTAACCCCTCTCTTTTAATATTGTTGGGTACAAATGTTCGCACTACAGTTTGTAGTCGGTCtttcaatgacgtatccatgtctGTGTCTAATTAGCAACAACAACGGCTGCAGCCTCTCGTGCAAgcgttgatgatgtgttgaaacagtctgcccaccccagcagtcaacatcgttcaacaaatttgaatcaatgttgaagcaaatgttcaaGCCATTTGCTTGAGCCTttacagtaaggacacttgaactgtgaacacttgacatttttgtgtacattgttttctttgacgacgaagaaataaaggctcttcttatgatgtatagtgttaattgtatagcattttgtaagtgtaaaagctttaaatactcttgtcaaaaggacgagcccacaatctatagtcactaaaaaaatgtacaaacaaatatcaagtgttcatggtttgagtgtcctcactgtaaggcactttcatgcaacttgtctcaatGTTTTAGcaacattgtggcgggacaagttgaaGCCTATATGTGTGGAAATAATATTGTGTTAACAAAACCATGTAAAAATAACACAGAAGATGCACTTTGAGGTTTAATTTAATGGGCTCTTTTAAGCAACAGCTTTTGGAAAGCAGGCAGTATAGTTTATGGAGAGAAAATACATTATGTCTATGTGACTATTGCACTGGTTCCCTTTCATGGCAATTTTATTGGATTTTCAGTGTCATAGTCTTCAAGCTCAAGCCTCAACACTAAGTCATCTCAATTTCAAGAaccagaacaaaacaaaaataaaagaaaaggccaGTTCAGCTTTCTGGAATGTCATATACTGTATTGAAATTAAGCTACATGTACCCCACAACGCTGGGGCATCTCAAATACATCTCAAATATAACAAGGACAAAACTCACTTCATAATGTTCATACTCGTCAACATCGAAAGtatcaaagttaaaaaatcCATTTTGCAATGCCTTAAAATGGAaaggaaacaacaaaattaGGAAGAAACCTCATGACTCTTTCAAATAGTCAAAGATAGACTGCAAATTCAGCCTTATTTTGCATTAGTCAGATAATTTCATCTCATCAAGTCTGGAGTGAGGGTGAAAACAAAGAGTGAATGAAAAATATTGCAGTCTAGAGCAAAAATTGCAGTCTAGAGCAAAGAAGCAAATGTCTGTAGTAATTTACCTTGTAAAGGCCACTGAGTACATCCATTAAAGATAAATTGTATGTACAAGTTCCAAAGGAAGCATCCCTAGGGTTAGAGAAGTGTTACAATGTTAAATGCGTCAGCAATAGATAAGCTTATAGGGGCTGGTACCTAAAAGGTTCATGGGATATGAGAACCATTGCACaagatgggggagggggggggggataatCGCAACCCTACCAGGGGCTATAACCAAAGGAACTGAACTGATATACTGAACTACTTAGTGCCTTAGTGGCACCATAAAAAGGAATTATAAGCTCACAAAAACGCTTACAAATAAACCacaaaaactaattttctttttggataccaagagtacttgctgagttctgctttctccgcaatgtattaaactgcgcaaaaaaaTCCCTGTATTGGTATGCACCACCCATACGAAACCCAAGTATTCTTgagatgcgcaataacaatagtaggcaccatccttaaatgaaatttaacagaGTTAACAATAGGAGCATTTATGTGCCAGTTGAGGTCAGTGGCTTTGATCAGTTGGTGCATGCGCTGTGATTCCCTGCGTTCTGCAGGACATAACCACAGCACTATAGCTGTGTAGTGGAAAAAGACTGTTTGTGGGGTAGTTTTAAGCAgttatcccccccccccttttttctGCTGCTTTTAGCCGTGTGACAGGCCTCAGTCTCCTGTGCTACATGGGGGTCCAATGAGCTGGGTTGCCAGGATTTTGTAGCCATAGGAACGGTCTCCATCtaggagctggctgccaatagtagAAGCTCCTGGATGCCTGCAACCTCCACTTAACAACGGAATTGTTAATAAGTAATAATGACAATTCTATGATATTTCCAGATATAAGGTTGTTTTACTGACCTAAACGGCAAAAAGGGTGGGTTACATCCTGTTATCAAAATCCTGTAGGACTCATCAGGAGATCTCTTTAAATATATAACCTATCAAAAAAATCAGTAACGaaaacttaacccattgactcccaggggttccccattgacgagtaaaattgtctggcgtttgacagagtaaaatactctggcgtttgacagagtaaaatactaagtatggccggtttaggccggctTGAGAGTCAAAGGGTTTAAGCACTGTTACACTTGGCAGTTAAAATTAGCAACATTTCATGAAACTTGTCTCCTTTTCATTGACCACAcaaggttaaaggaacattttccaTTGGCTGGTGACGCAAACCATTGCCACAGGAGTTGAAAGACAAATGTTACACTGCACAATGCTTGACCAattctttgcaacattgaatgAAGCACTGCAGAAAGTATCAACTAAAATCTACTTTCTGCAATTGTTtctgaaacttgtctcgcaacatttTTGGCtgttgcaaggtatgttacacGTACATTGGGCAATGTTTTGCGAAACTAACGTCTCACCAAGGCATTGTGAAACAAGTTGACTGAAAAAATGCACAGCGTAACAACACCTTTACAAATGAACTAATGAATGAAACACAACACTGCAACAAATTATCATCCTCATTAGAAACAGCTCCTGGTTAGTTTTCTGGTCATGCACCCATAACATTAGGCATCTTAaacttttccaaatttcctAGCTGCACCCAGCACACACACTGTTATGGCATTAAATAACTCCTGCTCCAGATCTACTGTAGGAagttacatacatacttaattgacctctccccataggggcttttcaggccaatgaatcaacgaaacaacagaacacaacaacaacaactgttaagaatcccaactggccggaggcaaaccagttggctctttacaagtgcagctgggaagttgaaccagggactaccaggatcaaattcaatgagtggtcagagcgggtcttgaacccgggatctccggatctcaaggcaagcgccctaaccactgggccacactgcctcctaagtTCTCAATTTTCCTTTCTCCTTGTCCTTCACTCTGCTTTCAACTTGACTGGACTGGTATCTTATACTATAccatactattattattactattactacaCTTACAGAATAAGCCGCAATAAGGTATGCTGCATTAGCTCTCTTTCTGCTGTCAAAAGATGTGTAGTGAACAATCTTCTTCTTAGCAAGTGAAAAAGACTGTTATGAAAAGGCAAATGAAGAAAAGATCATAAATATGCCTATGCTTGCTAAAACCGCTTACTACACTGGAAATAAtcaagccccagttgttcaaggATGGATTGCACTATGGGCCGGATATTTCACTAACCAGTGGATAAGttatagcaaaaccaattgcacaatccaatggatagtgacttatccagtggatagcgttatccaccttttgaacaactggggccatgGCTTACTACACTGGAATGGAGAGAGGTGCATTGCGCTTTGTCAGTATTCGAAAATTTGCCCTTTACAATAACTTATGCACTTTGGCCTTATTCCTAGCCCTAGCAGTTTCAAAAATTCCCACCAATGTCAGCAACTCCCTCAAAACTTTTCCAAGATTTGAGTCTGATTTGAGCCCGCTATGCGAGACAATAAATGCGTTCAAAAGCCCTCACTAAGCGCTAATATCCAAAATCTAACTCTAGCGAATTCCACACAACTGATAAAATGCAGATTTCTAAGATTTATCATCTCTGCAAGAGTTATGTTTCTTCTAACCCATGAAAAGCTTCTAAAGACTAAACATTTAAAAGgggaaattgttattaaaattgaTGACAGTCTCAAACAGTGCATGCACGGTGTTAATGGCTTTAAAGTGTGAAGCGTGTAAAAGAACCCAACGTAAAACTTATATCGACGTTCCACGGTACATTATATATTACTTTATATACACTGAAGTAAATGTGGAATAAATTGAATAGAATTGAATTGAGTAGAAATGAATAGAAATACGACTGTGGCTTCCCACATCGTTAAAGAAGTATAGTCATGGCCGCTAAAGATGCATAAATGCGATAAATCAATTTTCGCCATTGAAGCACTTTTTAAACGGACATAAACCTTGTATTGCCCAATTTCCACGGGCAAAACACCACTAATTATTTTCACATGTAATGTCTACAAATACAAAAGTGTTATTCTTAACAAGTGAAATGGTTGCAGGTAATAAATTACTTTTCCAAGGGTAGCGGCAAACTTCCAAACCACATCTTCGCACGTCACGTTCCTAGCGggaagccattttttttttaaccacgaCATGTAAGTTACAATCTACAAAGTTATGAACATTTTTAAACTCGCGAAAAACCCGAGAAGCACTAAAAAGGAAAAACCCAGTTTTCTAGAACACTATTCGAAAGATTACCGGAAAAACAGCGGTTAAGTTCGTGGGCTAGCGTACATGCGAAACAGCTGAATTAATCAGAACCCCTTTCTCAAATATTTCGACCCTACAACCTTGATATTTAACGAAGATTATACATGTTTATATCTGccaaattaaagaaaagaatACTGCTTAAAACATTACTAATCAAAAAGGATAGAAAGTTACCCAGAGCAAGATTTAACGAGGTACGTAGCGAAATACGATGGCCCTAATTGCACGAGCAGAAGAATTTTGGAAGTCGCTAGATGTGTCAATGAGATACACTTGAAAGGTATGAATTAGCACGCCATATTAAAATGATCCCATATCTGTGTTTCTTCCCATATCAATAATAAGGTATATTAAACCGTAAACATACCTTTAGTTTCTTGTTCAGTTTACAGCAGTAGCGATAAAGCATAGCAAGGTTCAATGGTCCGAAATCGGCGTAAAAGCTACAATTAAGAAAGCAGTATAAATTGACTAAATTTGGACACGATTCCCCGACTTATAACCACCAAAGTTACAAATTACTTACTTCTCATAGACGAGTTCATCGTCCACACAGAAATAATGAACAGAAATTGTGCTGCGGGGTTTACTCCGGAGCGTCGCAAAATACAACCGATCTGGAACAGATGAACCAAGAGACCTTTTTATCTCGTATTAACGTAAACACACAAATTGTAGCGGAAAAACAAATTGACAACgaagaaaatatataaaaaacaTACCTTCTATAAATTTGCATGCATTCGTTAGCTCATTTTCGTCGGCCATTCCACGTAAAACAAGTAAAAAGGAACAGAAATCTTGGTAAAAATGTCATAAACCCTTGATTTGTTCACTCCATCCTTTTTACTACCCCGGTTCGATGGAGACTGCATTACAAATCTCGTCCAATCACAACACAGAACAACGCGTTGCTATGGGAGATTGACCTGTCCATTGAACAAGAACTCAAGACGGAGACAAGAAATGAAGAGTTATTTTCCGGTCAACAAAACAGGTTAAAGACTAGAAAAGGTTCTTGAAACGAAAAAGTGGCAAATGCATTGTGTCAATTTGAACCAAATAAAATAACCTTAAGAGTTTGAACGTGTTTTGGGTCTAAATTAGAACTTACTTCTTTGAAGACACTTTTAGACTTGGTTAAAATgacgacaataataataaacgtTAACAAAAGCAGGTCAAATTAAGGACATCTTTAAAAACAAATATGAGTATCATATAATCAAAAGGGAAATGATGAACCACAGCATGAATATCCTTTCCGCATTCTTCTTTCCCCAACGATTACCAGTAAGAGAAATAATTGTCAGTCATCGCAACTAGACTACAAAACTCTTGATACCAAGAAATATTAGGATTCACCTTATGAACGAGGGCATGATCGTTCGAGTAAGAACTCGGATATTTGAAAACGGTTAGTTTACATGGACTTACTGGTCCTTTCTCTcccttgtttctttctttatgaAAATTTTTTCCACAAAGCGACATAGTTTTTCTTTattccttaaggacggtgcctactaattcaaaggtatttttgcgcatttttcgaatataattaatcaacaatatttgtaaaaagctttaaatacaaagcaatatatggcgttctgtgccaaattgaagctcaattatctctgaaaaatgcatggttacccccaattttcattttggttaccaagagcacttgctaagttctgctttctccgcatagttttgaaccgcgcaaaaatatccctgtatcaaTAAGCACCGcagataggaaatccgagtatctcgaagtgcgcagaacgtatgcgccaCAATGTATAtgttgatgaaatgatatatgaaatggatcatatatgaactgcgcaTATGAAATCAACTGAATCCCTCACgagaacattggaacccacaaatgaccagctcccaacgtcagtggcttcatagctcagttggttattAGAGCATTATTAGAGTAACTGACCCGATTCCAACAAAGGGTAGATAACTTTAACATCCTTTTGGCGCGGTCAGTATTTCAGCATCGTTGAGCGTTCCCACATTTCAAGAACCAAGTACAGTATCAGTGATAAAATATATATCAAAAAATGTCAGTgtatggttaaaaaaaaatcacagacaTTTCGGGTGTAGAACCCTTGTTCGGTTTGAAGAAACCCGTTGAAATATGAAGTCAGAAGGCAGCGCGCAGATGAGTGGCGAGCGCATGCATGCATCAAGTCACTTTTGAATAAAGCTGAAATTGATTTTAAGTCCATCAAACTGTACAGTTCCCAGTTGATCAAATGCCGTATAAGGGGGtgttacatgataccggtacgagtttcattctggtacgagttcatcccggttcttacttatcgctctgtatttgtttacatgataccggtgaaaaatctcataccagtacaactcataccggtatgagttcatcccggtagttgtaccggatcgaaattctcataacggtatgaaaagttataccggtatcatgtaaacgctacattgactcccattccggtacgagtcgtcaagtcgtggtggactggggttattgacgcatgcgttgtattattgttttggttcatgcgtcatccctgtgtcaatatttgtgtcgtccatgtaaacgcggtataaaattgacaactcgtaccagaatgaaactcgtaccggtatgagattttacatgtaaacaccccctaactTCAACGGGTTTCGATCTGTGCAAAGATTAATTTTCGTATTTGCGCACGTAACTACTTAatagttgttgttattctgttccgtcgtttcgttgattgtttcattggtcctgaaaagccccctgGGAAGTGGTCAGttggtataataataataataataataataataataataataataataataataataataataatttggagGCCAGATTTAGTGCTTGTTGACAAAAGCAAGACTGAAAGCTGTCATATAATAGACGTGGCAATTCCAGAAGACAGTGGAGCAAAAGAAAAGGAGGccgagaaggttgaaaagtaccaaAGTCTGAGTAGAATGTGGAAAGTGAAAACCAAAGTCGTACCAATTGTATTGAGGGCTTTAGGAAAAGTGCCATTGGGATTGAAGGGCAACTTAAAGGGAGTAGACACATGGGAGTAGACGCATAGGAGTAGACAcatcaattaccttaatccagaagTCTGCATTGCTGGGATCAGCAAGGATACTACgaaaagtattggaaatgtaaaggacaggaaaaagaaacattttggtgttCTTTGGCAACTTGTTGTTGCCCCCCACTTTTTTGGCTGATTAAATCACTATTACGTCACTGTTTAGCCATGTTTCAACaatcttcaacataataaaataaaaaaatagaaaatacgtAATGATGAATCAGCACACATGGAGATGGAAGCCATTTTTACATCATTTAAACTGCGGGAGGAAGCAGTTCTCATTTTGAATATGAAATGTCCACTGAAGATTGTAACATCActctttcttgtttttctcaAGGGTAGAGGAAACCCTTCCCCCGGAAACAAAAGGAACAAAGGAAAGTAGaatgatatttatttacatttatatACACCGTATATGGCTCGGAGTGAGATACTAAAagaatgggccctttgcaggataatgatcacatggtacaaatccgccatactgggacgcaaattgcccactgggatatctaaaacaaagaaaatttagattaactagctttgttttagatgtcccagtgcgcaatttgcgtcccagtatggcggatttgtaccatgtgatcactatcctgcaaagggcccattgtcTGGCTCTGAAGATTTACTTGAGGACGACTTTTCTACGAACTCGTCGACTTCGCATTCTTCCAAagataaaagagaaattccacGACCTTGATGTGAAGCTTAAGATCAAGCAAGTCTTTGCTCTCTGTGAGGTTTGCTGGGGGACACAAAAGCACAGGACCGAAACACACAGAGAGATTATGAGCGTCCATTTTGTTCGTGTCCTTCTCCGCGATTACTCGCATAAAATGATTCAGTAGGTAAATCAGAGTCTCTCTGTTGATTTGCGGTAACTGAACCAGAAGCTTGGAAAGAAGGCGCTTTTGTGAAGCCAGATCTTGATCCTGAACGTGTTCCTTAGCTGCCTTGATTAGAAGCTTTGACAGGGATTCCGTTATCAGTGGCTCAGGTAGCTCTCGGAGATAGTCCTTTAAAATCCCAGCGATAATGTGAATATCTGGATAATTTTCCTCTGACAAATCCACGGCCGCGCTGTCCTCGTCGAACTGCGCATGTAGCTGTTTCTTTCGCCGGGCATTTCCGGAAATCCGATACAGACCTTGACAAGTAAGGCCGCGCCTGTCGATCTCTTCCACGCACTTGCGGACGACGAAAGGAACGTCAGTATTCTCATTTTGCGAAGTCACGTTGAGTTGAAAGCCAAAGACGCCCGATTTACGATCGGAAGGGGTTCGTTGAAGCAATGTCCTCATCTCGACGAATCCCATTTCGAGATGGATCACCCCTTGTGGTTGCATGCGAAATACAACCTTGTGCCACTTTCCAAACCGCACAAAAGGCGACAAATTGAACAAAACTTTGGCAACGGGTTTATCGAATTCGTGGCGAGAAGTGTAACAAGAGAGACACACTTgacggccatgttggatttCAACCTCAAACATTTCGTCCCACAGTAAAGTTTTCGATGCTCGTTTGGAACTTGTCAAAGCCTTCTGTTCAAAGTCAACTTCCACAGCGCAATGgaccttctttttcttttctaagAGTTTCTTATCAGTCAACTGCAAGTTCGTGGCTTTGATAATGTGTAGAGACACCATCCCAGACACGGCATGAGAAGACAACAGATTCTGTCCCGCATAATCATCTGGAAATATCATGAAGCCAGGCTCGGATTCGCTCCGAAGACGATTAATGTCACTCATGTCCTGGGACGGCACCTGATTGACTAAGGTCTCGCCTATAGATGTAAGGCTGGCGCGCCGTTTAAAAACTTTGGGGGAAACTTTAGAGTTATCGGTGCCGTTAGCAGATTGAGAAGGGACAGATATTTTACGTTCGTCTTTCGTAGGTTCTTCAGAGACTGTCATCAACAAATTCGGATGGGATGATCGACTAAAGAGTCGTCTTTGAAAGCCTGGTGGCTGCAAGCTACCGGATGCAAATGAATGTAAAAACATTGAGTGTTTTTGCTGCTCTAAAATGTCTTGTTGGGTTGATGGAGGCCGATGGGTCGAGGAAGTGTTTTTTCCTGATTCAGGCCTTTCTTGCGactcttttctcttttcttttccatcGCTCACATCAGAGTGATTCTTAGAAGTAAATGCACTGAACAGCTGGCTTAGTGACTTTCCGGAATCTTTCCGGGAGGCAGAAGAAGCAGAAGGGGATTCAACATCTACGGATTCGTTATCGGAAAGTCCACTCCCACTGTTCCGATTTGATTTTCCACTAAGTTGGTTTTCATTGCCTGTGTTTGACAGTTTACGCGATGAGCTTGGCGGAGAAGGTGGGGGTGTGGGGAGAATTCTTCGGCTCCTTGGTTCGGATGGTAAAGAGAGTTGAGCCTTGGAAGAGATTACATTGCTTTCAGTGCTGCACTCGGCTGTAGATCGAGTCGACCGACCACTGTCGGAAGGAACGCACGGCAATCTTCGCCGCAGCTTCGGGCTACTTGCCAGAGAGCTCGGGGAGTTAAGTGAACTTTTCAAAGAATCGTCTTGAGTCATAGAACTTTTTGTAGGAATACTGTTATGAACAAATGGTTCAATTGTTAAATCTTCAGGGTCGTCAAATATCAGACTTACAGTCGTGACGGGTGTTAAAGTGCTTGATTTTCGGGTCACGTTCGGTGGAGTTCGCTTGGACAAAACTATGCTATCGGCGGACAGGTTTCTCTTTGGAACGCCAACTTTTCTCGTTTCTCTGGCATTCACTGTCGAGTTTGTTAGACTTCGTGCGTCCTGTGTCTGCGACAACTGTGTTGCCAAAGAAAGGCTGTTGACGGATTCTGGAatgttttctatatttttagaACTGTTCTGCTCTCTAATTACCCTTATTAGCTCCTCAATAGTGtcattgctttgttttagatcgGATGAGCGTGGAGGGTCCCGATCCTCATTTGCATTGTCATTGTCCACTTTAAATCGTTCCCTTTCTGTTTGCTGACATTGCTTGTCTCGGTTGCCTGGTTCTTTACAATTGTGAGCACAGTTTTCCTGATTTTTATATTCGTATGCCTTCAATGTCCTCTTTTCTGTCGTTTTCTTGTGAAGTATAGGGAGGTTGGAAGCGTCTTCAACAGATAAATTTGGCTTAATTGAGAGAGCACTCGTCTTGATCgttaaaattaattttcgaGGAATTTGAATAAGTCGCACAACATCATCCAAACTAAAGCCCTCAAGTTGAACGTAATTCACAGAAATAATTTCATCGCCCACATCGATCAAACCGTTGGAGTCTACAACACTTCCTTTTGTGATACGTGACACAAATATTCCTTGTTTAGTGACTTTCCCATCTCCTTGGCGAATAAAAAAACCAAGCGGTGCTGTTGAACTTTTCACAATCGGCACATTGCGAATGATAAATCTTCCCGTTTGGTCGGTAATCTCGCTCTCGTTCATTGCATTGGATTCATAACCCCTGTTTAAATCCACTTTCGACTCCGCTTTGTCAAACTTGTGCTGTGGTTTGACACTTGTCTCGACTTTGCCAGCTTCAAGCATATCTTCCTTGTCTATCGCCTGAATTTTGGCGATAACTTCGGCAGTTATGCTTCTGCGAGAATGTTTTCGTGTTTCATTCTCCATTTCGATTTCACCGTGGATATTCTGTGGTGCCGTCGTGTCGAAACAGCCTTCCTCGCGAAAACTGAATTCAATTTCGTTCAAATCCCTTGACACTATTGACATACTGAAAGCTGTAAAGAATATTCCCTTTTTATACCTGTCTAGCATTCACAATAACATAAAGCGATATACCAACTTCACCCCTAGGTCATGTTTGCACTGTAGGATCGCAAAACGGAAAATTCATCAGCGGTCCTTCGATGTCTTCTTTTGTAGCAAAATGACGCGCGGTTTTTGAATAAAGAATCGATCCAGGCATCACTGCGTTTTGAAGGCCTACCGATATTGCCCGGAAGGTCGACAATATCTACTTAAAAGGCCCACAGAGATAAAGCTTCACACCTTTTCTATTTAAACAAGCATTCATAGCCTCCTTACCTAAACGTTTACATTAAAGCTAGCATAACACCTACACAAGTTGAATTTGCATTCCGACGCCAAAAGCGTTTCCTGTTTAGTGGCGAATTTAAGGAGTCTCAGGGCAGTCCAATTAAAGGCTTTTAAGTACCGCAAAATCCTCTATTTGTGACTACAGACGTCTATGATTTATAGTAAGGATATAAAATAATCTAGTGATGACCAGTGATGTTAATTGACATATTGCATCACTGCAAACAAATTCAGCACTTCCTGGCCAGACGAGGATATGTGGAATCGATTCAAAATTATTCATTGTTATGAGAATATCTCTCAAAGAAAAGCGAAAGTACTTAAATGTTTGTTCATGGATCACAAAAGGAAATAATCCgtatctgtgaaattaaagtacGATTGAATTTCACTCTTGACACCTGCGATCTTGCGCGATATATTAACATATATTTCAAATGGTGGTACTTTTTTCGACGATCATTGTGCAAGTATCTTAATGCACCATGAAGCTACACACTTTGTTACATGGATTCCCAAAATAGAAACCTGTCGTCTTTTTGG encodes the following:
- the LOC137973018 gene encoding rho GTPase-activating protein syd-1-like; the protein is MLDRYKKGIFFTAFSMSIVSRDLNEIEFSFREEGCFDTTAPQNIHGEIEMENETRKHSRRSITAEVIAKIQAIDKEDMLEAGKVETSVKPQHKFDKAESKVDLNRGYESNAMNESEITDQTGRFIIRNVPIVKSSTAPLGFFIRQGDGKVTKQGIFVSRITKGSVVDSNGLIDVGDEIISVNYVQLEGFSLDDVVRLIQIPRKLILTIKTSALSIKPNLSVEDASNLPILHKKTTEKRTLKAYEYKNQENCAHNCKEPGNRDKQCQQTERERFKVDNDNANEDRDPPRSSDLKQSNDTIEELIRVIREQNSSKNIENIPESVNSLSLATQLSQTQDARSLTNSTVNARETRKVGVPKRNLSADSIVLSKRTPPNVTRKSSTLTPVTTVSLIFDDPEDLTIEPFVHNSIPTKSSMTQDDSLKSSLNSPSSLASSPKLRRRLPCVPSDSGRSTRSTAECSTESNVISSKAQLSLPSEPRSRRILPTPPPSPPSSSRKLSNTGNENQLSGKSNRNSGSGLSDNESVDVESPSASSASRKDSGKSLSQLFSAFTSKNHSDVSDGKEKRKESQERPESGKNTSSTHRPPSTQQDILEQQKHSMFLHSFASGSLQPPGFQRRLFSRSSHPNLLMTVSEEPTKDERKISVPSQSANGTDNSKVSPKVFKRRASLTSIGETLVNQVPSQDMSDINRLRSESEPGFMIFPDDYAGQNLLSSHAVSGMVSLHIIKATNLQLTDKKLLEKKKKVHCAVEVDFEQKALTSSKRASKTLLWDEMFEVEIQHGRQVCLSCYTSRHEFDKPVAKVLFNLSPFVRFGKWHKVVFRMQPQGVIHLEMGFVEMRTLLQRTPSDRKSGVFGFQLNVTSQNENTDVPFVVRKCVEEIDRRGLTCQGLYRISGNARRKKQLHAQFDEDSAAVDLSEENYPDIHIIAGILKDYLRELPEPLITESLSKLLIKAAKEHVQDQDLASQKRLLSKLLVQLPQINRETLIYLLNHFMRVIAEKDTNKMDAHNLSVCFGPVLLCPPANLTESKDLLDLKLHIKVVEFLFYLWKNAKSTSS